The following proteins are encoded in a genomic region of Aliiroseovarius sp. F47248L:
- a CDS encoding 3-hydroxybutyryl-CoA dehydrogenase: MSIETIGIVGAGQMGNGIAHVMALAGYEVRLNDISQDSLDAAMARIAKNMERQVAREAISSEDRDKALGLISTTMKLPDIGATDLIIEAATENEALKKKIFDGLLPHLKPDTILTSNTSSISITRLASGTDRPERFMGFHFMNPVPVMQLVELIRGIATDQETFKTCHDVVDRLGKTAASAEDFPAFIVNRILMPMINEAVYTLYEGVGSVKSIDTSLKLGANHPMGPLELADFIGLDTCLAIMNVLHDGLADTKYRPCPLLTKYVEAGWLGRKSKRGFYDYRGETPVPTR, from the coding sequence ATGAGCATCGAGACGATTGGCATTGTGGGTGCCGGACAGATGGGCAACGGCATCGCGCATGTTATGGCTTTGGCCGGTTACGAAGTCCGTCTGAACGACATCAGTCAGGACAGTCTGGATGCGGCCATGGCGCGCATTGCAAAGAACATGGAGCGGCAGGTCGCTCGCGAGGCGATCTCATCCGAGGATCGGGACAAGGCGTTGGGCCTGATCTCGACCACCATGAAGCTGCCAGACATCGGTGCAACCGATTTGATCATCGAGGCCGCGACCGAAAATGAAGCTCTGAAGAAGAAAATTTTTGATGGGCTTTTGCCGCATCTGAAACCGGACACCATTCTGACCTCGAACACCTCGTCCATCTCGATCACGCGACTGGCTAGCGGCACAGACCGTCCGGAACGGTTTATGGGGTTTCACTTCATGAACCCGGTTCCGGTGATGCAGCTTGTTGAACTGATCCGCGGTATCGCGACGGATCAGGAAACGTTCAAGACTTGCCATGATGTCGTGGACCGGCTTGGCAAAACCGCCGCCAGCGCCGAGGATTTTCCCGCATTCATCGTCAACCGCATCCTTATGCCGATGATCAACGAAGCGGTGTATACGCTTTACGAAGGTGTGGGCTCGGTCAAAAGCATCGACACCTCGTTGAAACTTGGTGCGAACCATCCGATGGGACCGCTGGAACTGGCGGATTTCATTGGATTGGACACCTGCCTTGCAATCATGAACGTGCTGCATGACGGATTGGCGGATACGAAATACCGCCCCTGTCCGCTTTTGACCAAATATGTCGAAGCTGGCTGGCTTGGTCGGAAATCCAAACGTGGGTTTTATGACTATCGTGGTGAAACACCCGTTCCCACACGGTGA
- a CDS encoding cob(I)yrinic acid a,c-diamide adenosyltransferase produces the protein MVVLNKIYTRTGDKGETALGDGSRVAKHSLRVEAYGTVDETNATIGLARQHADGDIDGALARIQNDLFDLGADLCRPEMAKDAEAEHPPLRMAQEQVDRLEAEIDTMNKALEPLRSFILPGGSALSAHLHLSRTVSRRAERLATELASQEDVNPAAIKYLNRLSDWCFVAARIANDDGRSDVLWVPGANR, from the coding sequence ATGGTTGTTCTGAATAAAATCTATACCCGTACGGGTGACAAAGGTGAAACCGCACTGGGCGATGGATCGCGGGTGGCCAAACATTCGTTGCGCGTCGAGGCCTATGGCACCGTGGACGAAACCAATGCCACGATCGGGCTGGCCAGACAGCATGCCGATGGTGACATTGATGGTGCCCTTGCGCGCATCCAGAACGACCTGTTCGATCTTGGCGCCGACCTCTGCCGCCCTGAAATGGCAAAGGATGCCGAGGCTGAACACCCGCCCCTGCGTATGGCGCAGGAACAAGTTGACCGGTTGGAGGCCGAAATTGACACGATGAACAAGGCGCTGGAGCCGCTGCGCAGCTTTATCCTGCCCGGTGGGTCAGCCCTGTCTGCCCATCTGCACCTTTCACGCACTGTGTCTCGCCGCGCTGAACGCTTGGCCACAGAACTGGCCTCGCAGGAAGACGTGAACCCTGCCGCAATCAAATACCTGAACCGCCTTTCGGACTGGTGTTTTGTCGCTGCACGTATCGCAAATGACGACGGCAGGTCAGACGTCCTTTGGGTACCGGGGGCGAACCGCTAA
- a CDS encoding SDR family NAD(P)-dependent oxidoreductase, with product MTTTKKSILITGCSSGIGYVAAHALAKRGWRVFATCRKEADCERLRAEGLESFLLDHADEASMDAAIAEVTARTGGTLDALFNNGAFAIPGAVEDLPTDALRFIFETNLFGYHHLTRLVLPIMRAQGHGRIVNNSSVLGFAAMPWRGAYVASKFALEGLTDTLRLEMRGTKIKVILIQPGPITTKIRQNAQPHFERWIDWENSPRAGLYRKLRERLYDDSGTPDRFELPPSAVTDKLIHALESHKPQPRYYVTTATRIAGIARRLLSTRMGDRLTPNG from the coding sequence ATGACCACCACGAAAAAATCCATTCTGATAACCGGTTGCTCATCCGGTATCGGATATGTCGCGGCCCATGCGTTGGCCAAGCGCGGCTGGCGAGTCTTTGCCACTTGCCGAAAGGAAGCAGATTGCGAGCGTCTGCGCGCCGAAGGTCTGGAAAGCTTCCTGTTGGATCACGCGGACGAAGCCAGCATGGACGCCGCCATCGCGGAAGTCACCGCCCGCACTGGCGGTACACTGGATGCGCTGTTCAACAACGGCGCCTTCGCCATCCCCGGCGCTGTCGAAGACCTGCCCACCGACGCGTTGCGATTTATCTTTGAAACGAACCTGTTTGGCTATCACCACCTGACGCGTCTGGTCCTGCCCATCATGCGGGCACAAGGCCATGGGCGCATCGTGAACAATTCCTCCGTTCTGGGTTTTGCCGCAATGCCATGGCGCGGCGCTTATGTGGCATCAAAATTTGCGCTAGAGGGCCTGACCGACACCTTGCGGCTTGAGATGCGGGGCACGAAGATCAAGGTGATCCTGATCCAGCCCGGTCCGATCACTACGAAGATCCGCCAGAATGCACAACCGCATTTCGAACGCTGGATTGACTGGGAAAACAGCCCGCGTGCCGGGTTGTATCGCAAGCTGCGCGAACGGCTGTATGATGACAGCGGTACGCCCGATCGGTTCGAACTGCCGCCTTCTGCCGTCACGGATAAGTTGATACATGCATTGGAAAGCCACAAACCCCAACCGCGCTATTACGTCACCACCGCGACGCGTATCGCAGGGATTGCCCGGCGTCTTCTGTCGACACGGATGGGGGACCGTTTGACACCGAATGGTTAG
- a CDS encoding FAD-binding protein has product MAVLLLAEVNNGELAMDATAKAVTAAKALGDVTVLAAGASAAAAGDAAAKIDGVSKVLVAEDPSLGHRLAESTAALIVSLAGDYEHIVAPATTDAKNVMPRVAALLDVMVISDASGVVDANTFERPIYAGNAVQTVKSSDAKKVITFRTSTFDAAGEGGSASVETVSAADNPGLSEWVEDKVAESDRPELTSAGVVVSGGRGVGSEDDFALIEKLADKLGAAVGASRAAVDSGYAPNDWQVGQTGKVVAPDLYIAVGISGAIQHLAGMKDSKIIVAINKDEEAPIFQVADFGLVADLFDAVPALTEKL; this is encoded by the coding sequence ATGGCTGTTCTTCTTCTCGCAGAAGTCAACAACGGCGAACTGGCGATGGACGCCACCGCCAAGGCTGTCACCGCCGCGAAAGCGCTGGGTGACGTGACCGTTCTGGCGGCTGGTGCTTCTGCCGCCGCGGCCGGGGACGCTGCCGCGAAAATCGACGGTGTGTCGAAGGTGCTGGTCGCCGAGGATCCCTCGCTGGGTCATCGTCTGGCAGAATCAACCGCAGCGCTGATCGTGTCGTTGGCAGGCGATTACGAGCACATCGTTGCGCCCGCCACCACCGACGCCAAAAACGTGATGCCCCGCGTGGCCGCGTTGTTGGACGTTATGGTGATCTCGGACGCGTCCGGTGTGGTGGATGCCAACACGTTTGAGCGCCCGATCTATGCTGGTAACGCCGTTCAGACCGTTAAATCGTCAGATGCTAAGAAGGTCATAACCTTCCGCACTTCGACCTTTGATGCGGCTGGTGAAGGTGGTTCGGCTTCGGTTGAGACAGTATCGGCTGCGGACAACCCCGGCCTGTCGGAATGGGTCGAAGACAAGGTTGCCGAAAGCGACCGGCCCGAGCTGACGTCGGCTGGCGTTGTCGTGTCCGGTGGCCGTGGCGTGGGTTCCGAAGACGACTTCGCGTTGATCGAGAAACTGGCCGACAAGCTGGGTGCGGCCGTTGGTGCCTCGCGCGCGGCGGTCGATTCGGGCTATGCCCCGAACGATTGGCAGGTGGGCCAGACCGGCAAGGTCGTCGCCCCGGACCTGTATATCGCCGTCGGCATCTCAGGCGCCATTCAGCACTTGGCTGGGATGAAGGACTCGAAGATAATCGTCGCAATCAACAAGGACGAAGAGGCCCCGATCTTCCAAGTGGCCGATTTCGGTTTGGTTGCCGACCTGTTCGACGCCGTGCCTGCACTGACCGAAAAACTCTGA
- a CDS encoding SH3 domain-containing protein, whose amino-acid sequence MGIIKLSCLTIGVLGVAMVHFGRDSDLPVDRIGREPTIAQDTIVPVSASPDLGISASPETAEGEIIATANAATTVAEPDAATPARLMAIPVTLASASTPQSPAELAEAAARQMASKIATPTPAAANLATEAFPTVFVSGSTVNMRAGPSTSHGVVAKLTRGTEVYHMGTTDSGWSQIKVIDTGVRGFMSSKFLVPQL is encoded by the coding sequence GTGGGAATTATTAAACTTAGCTGCCTGACGATCGGGGTGCTTGGCGTCGCGATGGTCCATTTCGGACGGGATAGCGATCTGCCCGTAGATCGTATTGGGCGCGAACCGACCATCGCACAGGATACGATTGTACCGGTGTCCGCGTCACCTGATCTGGGAATTTCAGCATCACCTGAAACCGCAGAAGGTGAGATCATTGCAACAGCAAACGCGGCGACCACCGTTGCAGAACCGGACGCGGCAACCCCGGCGCGATTGATGGCCATTCCTGTCACGCTGGCAAGTGCATCGACACCGCAATCACCTGCTGAATTGGCAGAAGCGGCGGCGCGGCAGATGGCATCGAAAATCGCCACACCGACGCCCGCAGCTGCGAACCTGGCTACCGAAGCATTTCCAACCGTCTTCGTTAGCGGCTCGACGGTAAATATGCGCGCTGGACCATCAACCAGCCATGGCGTCGTCGCAAAGCTGACCCGCGGGACCGAGGTGTATCACATGGGCACCACCGACAGCGGTTGGAGCCAGATTAAAGTGATCGACACCGGCGTTCGCGGCTTTATGTCGTCGAAATTCCTGGTGCCGCAACTTTAG
- a CDS encoding DUF6473 family protein, whose protein sequence is MAYDTMGKGPLNYQLCRYGTSKILFRGPKKKLAAPYIAVLGGTETFGKYLSHPYPELLQLELGTQVVNFGCQNAGVDAFLHDHGLLTLGNRAKATVLQVPGAHNMSNRFYSVHPRRNDRFLRGSNLLKELYGEVDLTEFSFTRHLLTALHDVSADRFVKIVEELRTAWVARMKLLIAKLECEIVLLWLADHPISEGAQGGINGSDPLFVDQDMMQAIAPFVAEVVEVAVSPQQQEDGRRGLVYADMEEPTTRDMLGSIAHRRTSRALHDAIDRLR, encoded by the coding sequence ATGGCTTACGATACCATGGGCAAGGGTCCCTTGAACTATCAGCTGTGCAGATACGGGACGTCAAAAATCCTGTTTCGTGGACCGAAAAAAAAGCTGGCGGCGCCGTACATCGCGGTTCTGGGTGGGACCGAGACTTTTGGAAAGTATCTTTCGCATCCCTATCCTGAATTGTTGCAATTGGAACTTGGAACACAAGTCGTGAATTTCGGCTGCCAGAACGCGGGAGTGGACGCGTTTTTGCATGATCATGGGCTGTTGACTCTTGGCAATCGGGCGAAAGCCACCGTGCTGCAAGTGCCCGGCGCGCACAACATGTCGAACCGGTTCTATTCAGTTCATCCGCGACGCAATGACAGGTTTTTGCGTGGCTCGAACCTGTTGAAGGAACTGTATGGCGAGGTTGATTTGACCGAGTTCAGTTTTACCCGCCATCTTCTGACGGCTCTGCACGATGTCTCGGCCGACAGGTTCGTAAAGATCGTGGAAGAGCTGCGAACGGCGTGGGTTGCACGGATGAAACTGCTGATCGCAAAGCTGGAATGCGAGATCGTGCTGCTGTGGTTGGCCGACCATCCGATCAGCGAAGGCGCGCAGGGTGGGATCAATGGGTCAGATCCATTATTTGTTGATCAGGACATGATGCAGGCTATCGCGCCCTTTGTAGCCGAAGTCGTCGAAGTCGCGGTATCCCCTCAGCAGCAGGAGGATGGGCGGCGTGGATTGGTTTATGCTGATATGGAGGAGCCGACTACGCGTGATATGCTGGGTTCGATCGCGCATCGAAGAACCAGCCGGGCCCTACATGACGCGATTGATCGTCTTCGGTAG
- a CDS encoding GyrI-like domain-containing protein: MQTEMKPLEVVDAPMRTVVGTTKTYDMQSRTAIPAQWQAFFQADHQIEQSVAGAMYGICADSDSTGTFQYTVGQEVTNRSATLAPDLCKVELSEGRYAVRRAFGPMSELPQVFDLVFNKDLPAKGLKQRDGACFERYPDDSRNSADVMAYEIWVPVQ; encoded by the coding sequence ATGCAGACAGAAATGAAACCACTTGAGGTCGTAGATGCGCCGATGCGGACCGTAGTAGGTACGACAAAAACCTATGACATGCAATCTCGCACGGCCATTCCGGCGCAATGGCAAGCGTTTTTCCAAGCGGACCACCAGATTGAACAAAGCGTCGCAGGCGCAATGTACGGGATTTGTGCCGACTCAGATTCCACCGGCACCTTTCAATATACTGTCGGACAGGAAGTGACTAACCGGTCTGCAACGTTGGCGCCTGACCTGTGCAAAGTGGAATTGTCGGAAGGGCGATATGCCGTGCGTCGGGCTTTTGGTCCTATGAGCGAGCTGCCCCAAGTCTTCGACCTTGTTTTTAACAAGGATTTGCCAGCCAAAGGGCTAAAACAACGCGACGGCGCCTGCTTCGAACGCTACCCTGATGATTCACGCAACAGCGCAGACGTGATGGCCTATGAAATCTGGGTTCCGGTTCAGTGA
- a CDS encoding twin transmembrane helix small protein encodes MFDDPLFVLVAVACGAVVIVLMLGIGSFGIGGETSRKYSNKMMRWRVAAQAIAIALILLFVWLRGGNS; translated from the coding sequence ATGTTTGACGACCCGCTATTTGTACTTGTCGCAGTGGCCTGTGGCGCCGTGGTTATCGTTCTGATGTTGGGCATCGGATCATTCGGCATCGGCGGCGAGACGTCGCGGAAATACTCGAACAAGATGATGCGGTGGCGCGTCGCGGCGCAGGCCATTGCCATCGCACTGATCCTTTTGTTTGTCTGGCTGCGCGGAGGTAACAGCTAA
- a CDS encoding electron transfer flavoprotein subunit beta/FixA family protein gives MKVLVPVKRVIDYNVKVRVKADGSGVDLANVKMSMNPFDEIAVEEAIRLKEAGKAEEIVVVSIGVKQAQETLRTALAMGADRAILVVAADDVHNDIEPLAVAKILAKVVEEEQPNLVLAGKQAIDNDMNATGQMLSALLGWSQGTFASELDIEGDKAVVTREVDGGLQTIKVSMPTIVTVDLRLNEPRYASLPNIMKAKKKPLDEKTAADYGVDVTPRLEIVSTAEPAARAAGIIVGSVDELVEKLKEVGAV, from the coding sequence ATGAAGGTGCTTGTGCCTGTGAAGCGGGTGATCGACTACAACGTGAAGGTTCGTGTGAAAGCGGACGGATCCGGTGTCGATCTTGCAAACGTAAAAATGTCGATGAACCCCTTTGACGAGATTGCCGTCGAAGAAGCCATCCGACTGAAAGAAGCCGGCAAGGCTGAAGAGATCGTCGTCGTGTCGATCGGCGTAAAGCAAGCCCAGGAAACCCTGCGCACCGCGCTGGCGATGGGTGCTGACCGCGCCATTCTGGTGGTTGCCGCTGACGATGTTCATAACGACATCGAACCGCTGGCCGTCGCCAAGATTCTGGCGAAGGTTGTTGAAGAAGAACAACCGAACCTGGTTCTGGCCGGCAAGCAAGCCATCGACAATGACATGAACGCCACCGGACAGATGCTGTCAGCCCTGCTGGGTTGGTCGCAAGGCACGTTCGCCTCTGAGCTGGACATTGAGGGCGACAAGGCCGTTGTGACTCGCGAAGTGGATGGCGGTTTGCAGACCATCAAGGTCTCGATGCCGACCATCGTCACCGTCGACCTTCGCCTGAACGAACCGCGCTATGCTTCGCTGCCCAACATCATGAAGGCGAAGAAAAAGCCGCTGGACGAAAAAACCGCCGCCGATTACGGCGTCGATGTCACGCCGCGCCTTGAGATCGTTTCGACCGCTGAACCTGCCGCGCGTGCCGCCGGCATCATCGTGGGTTCGGTCGACGAGCTGGTAGAGAAACTTAAAGAAGTGGGGGCTGTATAA
- the parC gene encoding DNA topoisomerase IV subunit A, translating to MNDLTDDSNKKSLSVSEPLRRAIGDRYLTYALSTIMHRALPDARDGLKPVHRRILYAMSRLKLASGGKFLKSAKISGDTMGDFHPHGDAAIYDAMARLAQDFAVRYPLVDGQGNFGNIDGDNPAASRYTEARMTFVAEAMLNGLDENAVDFRDNYDGRLTEPVVLPAEFPNLLANGSSGIAVGMATNIPPHNIAELIDACLHLIKVPDARDDTLLNYVPGPDFPTGGVIVEPRENIAQAYRTGRGSFRLRCKWEVEDLGRGQWQIVVTEIPYQVQKSKLIEKIAELIQTKKVPILGDIRDESADDVRIVLEPKSKNVDAELLMNLMFRNSDLETRFSLNMNVLIDGVTPKVCSMKEVLRAFLDHRRDVLLRRSRHRMEKIDHRLEVLEGFIVAFLNLDRVIDIIRYDDDPKAALMREDWGRDHVRAMNEADYVSPALGEGELSEVQVDAILNMRLRSLRRLEEIELVRERDALMEERAGLEDLLDSETLQWARISDQLKETKKLFGKDYEGGARRTQFAEAGEVEDVPLEAMIEKEPITVVCSQMGWIRAMSGHIDLSRELKFRDGDAPRFVFHAETTDKLLVFDSNGKFFTLSAANLPGGRGMGEPLRLMVDLPNEAEIVDLFIHQPGRRLLVASTEGNGFVVNEDDVLAQTKNGKQVLNVGDARAKICKPVEGDHVAIVSENRKLLVFPVAEINEMTRGKGVRLQKYHSARGKQGVLELDGGLSDLKTFDFEVGLSWPATGDRTRTEADMSPWLGKRAGVGKTPPHGFPRDNKFD from the coding sequence ATGAACGATTTGACCGATGACAGCAATAAAAAGTCCCTTTCCGTGTCCGAGCCTTTGCGCCGGGCGATTGGGGATCGTTATCTGACCTATGCTCTGTCGACCATTATGCACCGGGCCTTGCCCGACGCGCGCGATGGTTTGAAACCGGTGCACCGTCGCATCCTTTACGCGATGTCGCGGCTAAAGCTGGCATCCGGTGGCAAGTTCCTGAAATCGGCAAAGATTTCCGGCGATACGATGGGGGATTTCCACCCCCACGGCGACGCTGCGATCTATGACGCGATGGCGCGTTTGGCACAGGATTTCGCAGTGCGTTATCCGCTTGTCGACGGGCAGGGCAACTTCGGCAATATCGACGGGGATAACCCTGCGGCAAGCCGTTACACAGAGGCGCGGATGACCTTCGTCGCCGAGGCGATGTTGAACGGGTTGGACGAAAACGCCGTCGATTTTCGCGACAATTATGACGGTCGTCTGACCGAACCGGTGGTTTTGCCCGCCGAATTTCCGAATCTGTTGGCCAATGGCTCGTCCGGGATTGCGGTGGGTATGGCCACCAACATTCCGCCGCATAATATCGCCGAACTGATCGACGCCTGTTTGCATCTGATCAAAGTGCCCGATGCGCGCGATGATACGCTTCTGAACTATGTGCCGGGTCCCGATTTCCCGACCGGTGGCGTGATTGTCGAGCCGCGCGAAAATATTGCGCAAGCCTACCGCACCGGGCGCGGGTCGTTCCGTCTGCGCTGCAAATGGGAGGTCGAGGATCTGGGCCGCGGTCAGTGGCAGATCGTCGTGACCGAGATTCCGTATCAGGTTCAGAAATCCAAACTGATCGAGAAGATTGCCGAGTTGATCCAGACCAAGAAGGTCCCGATTCTTGGCGATATTCGCGATGAAAGTGCCGATGACGTTCGGATCGTGCTGGAGCCGAAATCCAAGAACGTGGATGCAGAGCTTCTGATGAACCTGATGTTCCGCAACTCGGACCTTGAGACGCGGTTCAGCCTGAATATGAACGTGCTGATCGATGGTGTGACGCCCAAAGTGTGCTCGATGAAAGAGGTGCTGCGCGCGTTTCTTGATCATCGTCGCGACGTGCTTCTGCGTCGCTCGCGCCACCGGATGGAGAAGATCGACCACCGGCTTGAAGTGTTGGAAGGTTTTATCGTTGCCTTCCTGAACCTTGATCGCGTGATCGACATCATCCGGTATGATGACGACCCGAAAGCCGCGTTGATGCGTGAAGACTGGGGCCGCGATCATGTCCGCGCTATGAACGAGGCGGATTATGTCAGCCCCGCGCTTGGCGAAGGCGAATTGTCTGAGGTTCAGGTTGATGCGATCCTGAACATGCGCCTGCGCAGCTTGCGCCGCCTTGAGGAAATAGAACTGGTGCGCGAGCGTGACGCACTGATGGAAGAACGCGCGGGGCTTGAGGATTTGCTGGACAGCGAGACCCTGCAATGGGCTAGGATTTCCGACCAGTTGAAAGAAACCAAGAAGCTGTTTGGCAAGGATTACGAAGGCGGTGCCCGCCGCACCCAGTTTGCCGAAGCGGGTGAAGTCGAAGACGTGCCGCTGGAAGCGATGATCGAGAAAGAACCGATCACCGTTGTCTGCTCGCAGATGGGCTGGATTCGCGCCATGTCGGGTCATATCGACCTGTCGCGCGAGTTGAAGTTCCGCGACGGTGATGCTCCACGCTTCGTGTTCCACGCGGAAACCACGGACAAGCTGCTAGTCTTCGATTCGAACGGCAAATTCTTCACGCTGTCGGCAGCAAACTTGCCGGGCGGGCGGGGCATGGGCGAACCTCTGCGTCTGATGGTTGATCTGCCGAACGAGGCCGAGATCGTCGATCTGTTCATTCACCAGCCGGGACGACGACTGCTTGTCGCCTCGACCGAAGGGAACGGGTTTGTCGTCAACGAAGATGATGTTCTGGCACAGACCAAGAACGGCAAGCAGGTGCTTAATGTGGGCGATGCCCGCGCCAAGATATGCAAGCCGGTCGAAGGCGATCATGTCGCGATCGTGTCTGAAAACCGCAAGTTGCTGGTGTTCCCGGTCGCTGAGATAAACGAAATGACGCGCGGCAAAGGTGTGCGGCTTCAGAAATACCACAGCGCACGCGGAAAGCAGGGTGTGCTTGAACTGGACGGTGGATTGTCAGACCTCAAAACCTTTGACTTTGAAGTTGGTCTGTCATGGCCTGCCACAGGCGACCGAACCCGGACCGAGGCGGACATGTCGCCGTGGCTGGGCAAACGCGCAGGCGTTGGTAAAACCCCGCCGCATGGCTTCCCACGTGATAACAAGTTTGACTGA
- a CDS encoding lysophospholipid acyltransferase family protein, translated as MGQDVVNNADSDMVESSQEGLSHDQYDRRNLTYANSLNNPIQSYVIRVVEWFTGKISILRMVRKLEKRGAPKGQAFWGACLDVMGIRVETPDDQLRNIPPEGPVIAVANHPHGLVDGMVLAELIGRRRQDYRILSRSVLDGLDEVASSYMIPVPFPHDPEAQQKMVEMRAQTMAHLKAGGLVTLFPSGVVASSDTLFGPAIEREWNVFTAQLIRRSGAKVVPIYFPGSNSRWYQMANRLSATMRQALLLHEIVRSCNRPQKPVIGPVLSGVEMERLHTDPRGFMGWLRTHTLALGKPRD; from the coding sequence ATGGGACAAGACGTCGTGAATAACGCAGACAGCGATATGGTCGAAAGCAGTCAGGAAGGCCTGTCCCACGATCAGTATGACCGTCGCAACCTGACCTATGCCAATTCCCTGAACAATCCGATCCAGTCCTATGTCATCCGGGTCGTGGAATGGTTCACTGGCAAAATCTCGATCCTGAGGATGGTCAGAAAGCTGGAAAAGCGGGGCGCACCGAAGGGGCAAGCGTTCTGGGGTGCGTGTCTGGACGTGATGGGTATTCGTGTCGAAACACCTGACGATCAGCTGCGAAATATTCCACCCGAAGGCCCCGTAATAGCGGTTGCCAATCACCCGCACGGATTGGTGGACGGGATGGTATTGGCCGAACTGATTGGACGTCGTCGTCAGGATTACCGCATCCTCAGCCGCTCGGTTTTAGATGGGTTGGATGAGGTGGCATCGTCCTACATGATTCCTGTGCCGTTTCCGCACGATCCGGAAGCCCAGCAAAAGATGGTCGAAATGCGCGCCCAGACCATGGCGCATCTGAAAGCCGGTGGGCTTGTTACGTTGTTTCCATCTGGTGTTGTTGCATCGTCGGACACCCTGTTTGGTCCGGCGATAGAGCGGGAATGGAATGTTTTTACCGCGCAACTGATCCGGCGGTCGGGCGCCAAAGTGGTGCCGATCTATTTCCCAGGGTCCAATTCGCGCTGGTATCAGATGGCCAACCGGCTGTCAGCCACGATGCGACAGGCCTTGTTGCTGCACGAGATCGTCAGAAGCTGCAACCGCCCGCAAAAGCCGGTGATTGGGCCGGTGCTGTCGGGTGTGGAAATGGAACGGCTGCACACAGACCCGCGTGGCTTCATGGGATGGCTGCGCACCCATACTCTGGCGTTAGGAAAGCCACGCGACTAG